In Nitrospira sp., one genomic interval encodes:
- the nuoI gene encoding NADH-quinone oxidoreductase subunit NuoI, which produces MNVGDLAKKVLQAALFYEIWDAMKVTFKHMFHKPITFQYPREQRTIPDGHRGALGLLRYDDGRERCVGCDLCEAACPSRCIKVISNEDADRPLQRYATEFYIDITKCVFCGYCVEACPVNALAMTKMYEYSTHDKRTLLFDKKRLYEIGERHLADAKKYLYTHNQEKNSDESREYRYYFPQSVLKPTQSQPKHLS; this is translated from the coding sequence ATGAATGTCGGAGACTTGGCCAAGAAGGTGCTGCAGGCGGCCCTGTTTTATGAAATTTGGGACGCTATGAAAGTGACCTTCAAGCACATGTTCCATAAGCCGATCACGTTCCAGTACCCGCGAGAACAGCGGACGATTCCCGACGGCCACCGCGGGGCACTGGGCCTGCTTCGCTACGACGACGGCCGCGAGCGTTGTGTGGGCTGTGACCTCTGTGAAGCCGCCTGCCCGTCCCGCTGCATCAAAGTCATCAGCAACGAAGATGCCGACCGGCCCCTGCAACGGTACGCCACGGAATTCTATATCGACATCACCAAGTGCGTGTTCTGCGGCTATTGTGTCGAAGCCTGCCCGGTGAACGCACTGGCGATGACGAAAATGTATGAATATTCGACGCACGACAAGCGCACCCTCCTATTCGACAAGAAACGCCTCTACGAGATCGGTGAACGCCATCTCGCGGACGCGAAAAAATATCTGTATACCCATAATCAAGAAAAAAATTCGGACGAGAGCCGGGAGTATCGCTACTACTTTCCCCAGTCGGTGCTCAAGCCCACACAGTCACAACCCAAACATCTAAGCTGA
- a CDS encoding NADH-quinone oxidoreductase subunit J, with translation MAFVFFGYFAVVSIVAGILTVTLKNPVQCGLALLALLLHVSGLFVMLNAEFLWAVQVIVYAGAILVLYLFVLMLLNLKTDDRYFHAKAPYMLAPAVIGLLYLVFLLLQSPLSGAKGDTTAAAILQDGDAHAVGIKMFSEYLLQFEIIGVFLTAAIIGAIVLAKTPKPIETRRDG, from the coding sequence ATGGCCTTTGTGTTTTTCGGGTATTTCGCAGTGGTAAGTATTGTCGCGGGCATCCTGACCGTGACGCTGAAGAATCCGGTCCAATGCGGCCTGGCCCTCCTCGCGCTGTTGCTGCACGTATCCGGCCTCTTTGTCATGTTGAATGCTGAGTTCTTGTGGGCCGTGCAAGTCATCGTATACGCCGGCGCCATTCTCGTGCTCTATCTATTCGTCCTGATGCTGTTGAACCTCAAAACCGACGACCGGTATTTCCACGCCAAGGCGCCGTACATGCTGGCACCGGCGGTCATCGGCCTGCTGTATCTCGTCTTCCTTCTGCTGCAGTCTCCGCTCAGCGGAGCCAAGGGTGACACTACGGCAGCGGCCATCCTGCAGGACGGGGACGCCCATGCGGTCGGCATCAAGATGTTCAGCGAATACCTCCTCCAATTCGAAATCATCGGAGTATTCCTCACAGCGGCCATCATCGGCGCCATCGTGCTGGCCAAAACTCCCAAGCCCATCGAAACGAGGCGTGACGGATGA
- the nuoL gene encoding NADH-quinone oxidoreductase subunit L: protein MSDSIDLIVKLIPVFPLMAVLVNGLFGHRYSHDLAHRFAWGSVLMSFLCVLAVFTDVLKTGAAREVVAYKWIFGGDLTINLAFLIDPLTCIMLLVITGVGFLIHVYSVGYMHGESGFTRFFVYMNLFMVSMLLLVMGNNYVVLFIGWEGVGLCSYLLIGYYYDKVSAAKAATKAFVVNRIGDAGFLLAIFLVFMNFRTLDYTQVMQNASQLSPGMATAIALCLLVGAVGKSAQLPLYTWLPDAMEGPTPVSALIHAATMVTAGVYMIVRNHVIFDMSPVAMTTVAWIGGLTALFAATIGLVQTDIKRVLAYSTVSQLGYMFLGCGIGAYTAAVFHLMTHAFFKALLFLSAGSVIHALSGEQDIRKMGALKSKIPWTHTLFLIGTIAIAGIPPLAGFWSKDEIMGHAFVHHHYVLYGMAAVGAFLTSFYMFRLTYLTFYGTSRLDHHTAHHVHESPMVMIGPLVVLGTLSVIGGFPGVPPENGWFHHFLHPVAGVAGEEHGVAPALLFGLMGTATAIALLGWGLAHYFYSGHSTAADALAQKMPGLYTTLLNKYYVDELYDAVFVEPIKRLGQLWDWFDRTVIDGVVRAVDRGADLSSAAITWTEKYVIYGGLNVIGYANHLLARSWRRLQTGMVHHYAAIIVAGLFILVHVILLIWTGTGSSGHTAR from the coding sequence GTGTCGGACTCTATCGATCTCATCGTCAAACTGATCCCCGTGTTCCCATTGATGGCCGTTCTCGTGAACGGCCTCTTCGGACATCGTTATTCCCACGACTTGGCGCATCGCTTCGCCTGGGGCTCCGTGCTGATGTCCTTCCTCTGCGTCCTGGCGGTTTTTACCGACGTCCTGAAGACCGGGGCCGCACGGGAGGTGGTGGCCTACAAGTGGATCTTCGGCGGGGACCTGACGATCAACCTGGCTTTTTTGATTGATCCGCTGACCTGCATCATGTTGCTGGTCATCACAGGAGTGGGCTTCCTCATCCATGTCTATTCCGTGGGCTATATGCACGGGGAGTCGGGCTTCACTCGATTCTTCGTCTACATGAACCTCTTCATGGTCTCAATGTTGTTGCTGGTCATGGGCAACAACTACGTCGTCCTGTTCATCGGCTGGGAGGGCGTCGGCCTCTGTTCGTACCTGCTCATCGGCTACTACTACGACAAGGTGTCAGCCGCCAAGGCGGCCACGAAGGCCTTCGTGGTCAACCGTATCGGTGACGCGGGATTTCTCCTGGCAATCTTCCTCGTGTTCATGAATTTCCGCACGCTCGACTATACGCAGGTCATGCAGAACGCCTCACAGCTTTCTCCTGGTATGGCTACGGCCATCGCCCTTTGCCTGTTGGTCGGCGCCGTCGGAAAATCGGCCCAGCTGCCCCTCTACACCTGGTTGCCCGACGCCATGGAGGGCCCCACACCGGTCAGCGCGCTCATCCATGCCGCCACCATGGTCACGGCCGGCGTCTACATGATCGTCCGTAACCACGTCATTTTCGACATGTCCCCCGTCGCCATGACGACCGTCGCATGGATCGGAGGCCTCACCGCCCTGTTCGCCGCCACCATCGGCTTGGTCCAGACCGACATCAAGCGGGTACTGGCCTATTCCACCGTCAGTCAGCTCGGATACATGTTCCTTGGCTGCGGCATCGGGGCCTATACGGCGGCTGTCTTCCACCTCATGACGCATGCCTTTTTCAAGGCGCTCCTGTTCCTCTCGGCCGGTTCCGTGATCCATGCCCTCTCCGGCGAGCAGGACATTCGGAAAATGGGGGCCTTGAAATCGAAGATTCCTTGGACTCACACCCTGTTCCTCATCGGCACGATCGCCATTGCCGGGATCCCGCCCTTGGCAGGCTTCTGGAGCAAGGACGAAATCATGGGCCATGCCTTCGTCCACCATCACTATGTCCTCTATGGGATGGCCGCCGTCGGCGCGTTCCTGACATCCTTCTATATGTTCCGGCTGACGTACCTCACGTTTTACGGCACATCCCGCTTGGACCACCACACCGCTCACCACGTGCATGAATCTCCGATGGTGATGATCGGCCCCTTGGTCGTCCTCGGCACCCTATCCGTCATCGGCGGATTCCCCGGTGTCCCGCCTGAAAACGGATGGTTCCACCACTTCCTGCATCCGGTGGCGGGGGTGGCAGGAGAAGAACATGGGGTCGCGCCGGCCCTGCTCTTTGGATTGATGGGAACGGCTACGGCCATCGCCCTGTTGGGTTGGGGATTGGCGCATTACTTCTACAGCGGACACTCCACCGCAGCCGACGCTTTGGCCCAGAAGATGCCGGGTCTCTACACGACATTGCTGAACAAATACTATGTGGATGAGCTGTACGACGCCGTCTTCGTGGAGCCGATCAAGCGTCTGGGACAACTCTGGGATTGGTTCGACCGGACCGTCATCGACGGTGTCGTTCGCGCCGTGGACCGAGGCGCGGATCTCAGTTCCGCCGCCATTACCTGGACCGAAAAATACGTCATCTATGGCGGCCTCAATGTAATCGGGTACGCAAACCACCTGTTGGCACGATCCTGGCGCCGCCTGCAAACCGGCATG
- the nuoK gene encoding NADH-quinone oxidoreductase subunit NuoK has product MIPLSAYVVVSTVLFATGLLGVLIRRNFIIVLMSVEIMLNAANINLVAFSHYLESMQGQIVALFIIAIAAGEAAIGLAIIIVVFRGKISTNVDEMNLLKW; this is encoded by the coding sequence ATGATTCCACTATCCGCATACGTCGTGGTCAGCACCGTGCTGTTCGCCACCGGCCTGCTCGGAGTGCTCATCCGCCGCAACTTCATCATTGTGTTGATGTCGGTCGAGATCATGCTGAACGCCGCCAACATTAACCTGGTCGCCTTTTCCCATTATCTGGAGTCCATGCAGGGCCAAATTGTCGCGCTGTTCATCATCGCCATCGCGGCGGGCGAAGCGGCCATCGGTCTGGCCATCATCATCGTGGTCTTCCGCGGGAAGATCTCGACCAATGTCGACGAAATGAATTTACTGAAGTGGTAA
- a CDS encoding molybdopterin-dependent oxidoreductase, translating into MGLKPATNPDVEAATIELSIDGRTVTAKDGVSLYDVIANTGKIIPAMCYHYTFDPFGSCGMCLVMQEGKKAPVRSCTAKATAGMIIRTEGDDLFAARKKAVEKHLSVHPLDCPVCDADGHCELQDMAFQHGVTNLANAKQKFIPEDTRSLVLDFNMNRCIACAECINVCKDVLMIDALQFMKKGGFNQVVAKGDQPLVCEFCGDCLAVCPVGAITNKYSKYLYKPWQMKKTTTTCNYCGDGCQMYLETKDTEVVRVTSPLSWKNKWGDRAETAKGHGGLCVRGRFGFQYIDSEQRLRQPLVRKGDRLTETPWLETMYTVVDRLSEILRKHGPESIAGLITARCTNEELYLFQKLMRAGFRTNQLDSSARYGHLNYVHAVRHAVGVGRPLNDWEDLTKAKAILVIGSNITETNPLTSVRIKEAIRVYSAQVIVADSANTNIAQLASHPLLIKPDTESLLIDGLLKAVIEQDLVDEGSAAKHPEAFAALKQAATKISMEQVAAQTGISGEQIREVATIFAEAPRAIALCAEGIVRRPHGYRNVLKLLDLAWVTGKLGQPGSGVTTVTEEINEQGAVDMGVAPEFLPGQARFDDPGARERFGKAWDITLPTNVHSANLLEILARIRSGQIKALYVIGENPLATLPASLNVRAALEQLQLLIVQDPFLTETGQLAHVVLPAATYAEKDGTFTNFEGKVLRIRQALDPIGESLPDWHIMTSLANGLGYEWAYESPQDVQNEIMRLLPGYYNLGQPRRIAPSPDAYLSNGYAVEVAGRYAAGSQSADSARPFTLLMGQLLYHSGKMSTRASGLINIEPNHGKLRMNPADLEQLGLTEASTVRVSSQQGSVQLGVKADPDVMRGTCFFPEHFNEPPVKDVMAVDVDSTTGVPSFKSTRVNIEKVGA; encoded by the coding sequence ATGGGTCTGAAACCAGCGACAAATCCTGACGTTGAAGCCGCCACGATCGAATTGTCGATCGATGGGCGGACTGTTACGGCCAAGGACGGGGTGTCGCTCTACGACGTGATCGCCAACACCGGCAAGATCATCCCTGCCATGTGCTACCACTATACCTTTGATCCCTTCGGCTCGTGCGGCATGTGCCTGGTCATGCAGGAAGGCAAAAAGGCGCCGGTGCGATCCTGCACCGCCAAGGCGACCGCCGGCATGATTATCCGTACCGAAGGCGACGACCTCTTCGCCGCGCGGAAAAAAGCGGTCGAGAAGCATCTGTCGGTGCACCCGCTGGACTGCCCCGTTTGCGATGCAGACGGTCACTGCGAACTGCAGGACATGGCCTTCCAGCACGGCGTGACCAACCTCGCCAACGCGAAGCAAAAGTTCATTCCCGAAGACACCCGTAGCCTGGTCCTCGACTTCAACATGAACCGATGCATCGCCTGCGCCGAGTGCATCAACGTCTGTAAAGACGTGCTGATGATCGATGCCCTTCAGTTCATGAAAAAGGGTGGCTTCAACCAGGTCGTAGCCAAGGGGGACCAACCCCTGGTCTGCGAATTCTGCGGCGACTGCTTGGCCGTGTGTCCCGTCGGGGCCATTACAAACAAGTATTCGAAATATCTCTACAAACCCTGGCAGATGAAAAAGACGACGACCACCTGCAATTATTGCGGGGACGGCTGCCAGATGTATCTGGAAACGAAAGACACGGAAGTGGTCCGCGTCACCTCGCCGCTATCGTGGAAGAATAAGTGGGGCGACCGGGCAGAAACGGCCAAAGGCCACGGCGGGCTCTGTGTGCGCGGCCGATTCGGCTTCCAATACATCGACAGCGAGCAGCGGCTTCGACAGCCATTAGTCCGCAAGGGTGACCGCCTGACCGAAACGCCGTGGCTGGAAACCATGTACACCGTGGTCGATCGGCTATCCGAAATTCTCCGCAAGCATGGTCCCGAATCAATCGCCGGGCTCATCACGGCCCGCTGCACCAACGAAGAACTCTACCTCTTCCAAAAGCTGATGCGGGCCGGCTTCCGCACCAATCAGCTCGACAGCAGCGCCCGTTATGGGCACCTGAACTACGTGCACGCCGTCCGCCACGCCGTCGGGGTCGGTCGGCCGCTGAATGACTGGGAGGACCTCACGAAAGCCAAGGCCATCCTGGTGATCGGATCGAATATCACCGAAACCAATCCATTGACCTCCGTCCGCATCAAGGAGGCCATCCGGGTCTACAGCGCTCAGGTCATCGTCGCGGATTCGGCCAACACCAATATCGCGCAACTTGCCTCTCACCCTCTGTTGATCAAGCCGGATACGGAGTCGCTGCTGATCGACGGCTTGTTGAAGGCGGTCATCGAACAGGATCTTGTCGATGAAGGCAGCGCCGCGAAACATCCCGAAGCCTTTGCGGCCTTGAAGCAGGCCGCGACCAAGATCTCCATGGAACAGGTCGCGGCTCAGACCGGTATTTCTGGCGAGCAGATTCGTGAAGTGGCCACGATTTTTGCCGAAGCACCACGGGCCATCGCGCTGTGCGCAGAGGGCATCGTCCGTCGTCCGCACGGCTACCGGAACGTACTCAAACTCCTGGACCTAGCCTGGGTCACCGGAAAATTGGGGCAGCCAGGCAGTGGCGTCACCACCGTGACCGAGGAGATCAATGAACAGGGTGCGGTGGACATGGGTGTCGCGCCGGAGTTCCTCCCGGGACAAGCCCGATTCGATGATCCCGGTGCCCGCGAACGATTCGGAAAAGCCTGGGATATCACTCTCCCCACCAACGTCCACAGCGCCAACCTCCTGGAAATCTTGGCGCGGATCAGAAGCGGACAGATCAAGGCGTTGTATGTGATCGGAGAAAATCCGCTGGCGACCCTTCCCGCTTCTTTGAACGTGCGGGCCGCGCTCGAACAGTTGCAACTCCTGATTGTTCAAGATCCTTTCCTCACGGAAACCGGCCAGCTGGCGCACGTCGTGCTGCCTGCCGCCACCTATGCGGAAAAGGATGGCACCTTTACCAATTTCGAAGGCAAGGTCTTACGCATCCGCCAGGCGCTCGACCCCATCGGAGAGAGTTTGCCCGACTGGCACATCATGACGTCCTTGGCCAACGGATTGGGGTACGAATGGGCCTATGAATCCCCGCAGGACGTGCAGAACGAAATCATGCGCTTGCTGCCTGGGTATTATAATTTGGGCCAGCCCCGGCGCATCGCACCATCGCCCGATGCCTATCTGTCGAATGGATATGCAGTCGAAGTCGCCGGCCGATATGCCGCCGGCTCCCAATCAGCGGATTCAGCCAGACCGTTCACTCTGCTGATGGGACAACTCCTGTACCATTCCGGCAAGATGTCGACTCGCGCCTCAGGCCTCATCAACATCGAACCGAATCACGGCAAACTCCGTATGAACCCGGCGGACCTTGAGCAACTCGGGCTCACTGAGGCCTCGACGGTACGGGTCAGTTCCCAACAGGGCTCCGTCCAGCTGGGCGTGAAGGCGGACCCTGACGTGATGCGAGGCACTTGCTTCTTCCCAGAACATTTTAACGAGCCGCCCGTCAAGGATGTGATGGCCGTCGACGTCGATTCCACGACGGGAGTTCCGTCCTTCAAGTCAACGCGCGTGAATATTGAAAAGGTCGGCGCGTAG